One window from the genome of Anguilla rostrata isolate EN2019 chromosome 5, ASM1855537v3, whole genome shotgun sequence encodes:
- the LOC135255709 gene encoding chemokine-like factor isoform X2, which yields MSLGQGDSSDSRSPSIKMELDVAFLRSIRGILKVTAFVAMVCFATAAGSTYIAASCLELLITAALLVLYVLKLNKKFTFFFWPLIDVFNSVFAAIFMFIICVTAVSLHSAKGILGGGIVGLMATALWCGDAFLLFRRITFNQARTTSVQRK from the exons atgtcgcTGGGGCAAGGCGATTCCTCTGACAGCAGATCACCATCGATCAAAATGGAGCTTGATGTGGCTTTTCTCCGATCCATCAGGGGTATCCTGAAG gtGACCGCTTTCGTAGCGATGGTGTGTTTCGCGACGGCAGCCGGCTCGACTTACATCGCCGCCAGCTGCTTGGAGCTCCTGATAACTGCCGCCCTGCTCGTCCTTTACGTCTTAAAACTCAACAAGAAATTCACCTTCTTCTTCTGGCCTCTCATT GATGTTTTTAACTCAGTCTTTGCGGCCATCTTCATGTTCATCATCTGCGTAACCGCTGTCTCCCTTCACTCAGCCAAAGGAATTCTGGGAGGTGGG ATAGTGGGCTTGATGGCAACAGCCCTGTGGTGTGGAGACGCCTTCCTGCTCTTCAGAAGGATCACGTTCAACCAAGCAAGGACCACGTCGGTTCAAAGGAAATGA
- the si:ch211-189a15.5 gene encoding spermatogenesis-associated protein 2-like protein → MKSVMGEESQNAREDAFNDYLIYYQQVWPQGNLSLCQETEVAEKARRFLLTETNPDSRFTVFGFYRTVSECVTEGRRECRDVLKDLVKATEVLEMLCVNLFLFPWKKEIKTLKTFTGPFVYWIKPVLPQGMVKSILESIGYRPETDMEYRLDANVDPGTAARMGFELFLARQECEYLLEVMGQSGCWEFDPVLMQRFPQAPLCPCEASEGVREDLGAEPAPADRENTSLHVSRKEEEEEEEGEEEEELDRGHSLVDPGEEGRPEEGLTSAGAAGGGDEGPEVPRSLEFPPPNGAGEPVVGPARSLLTDDGSIREMREHYPDLTFRQKPVFGEPAGPPAGQKREKAGRRTPKGGSTVGSDLCAAPSVARLPESRPIAGATAGSPKPGRRPPDDHAQEKEPAETETCRAQGAGPRAAQGAGLIGAQGAAPESGQASADECLVSELAERMGQMTVKEHRADAELKYPVEETAWQDARRCRDDGGRATPLGSPRDKAQPVPCHPSQVPQFGVPGCRECSPCDAIKEPPQSYYIPPPCDAMCAPSQGHAQQPEEELLETYVLVEREQKEA, encoded by the exons ATGAAGAGCGTTATGGGTGAAGAATCGCAAAATGCACGCGAAGATGCCTTCAACGATTATTTGATCTACTACCAGCAGGTTTGGCCGCAGGGCAATCTTAGCCTCTGCCAGGAGACCGAAGTGGCAGAAAAAGCTAGGCGCTTTTTGCTGACAGAGACCAATCCAGATTCAAGGTTCACGGTGTTTGGCTTCTACCGGACTGTCTCCGAATGCGTAACGGAGGGCAGGAGAGAATGCCGGGATGTCCTCAAGGACCTGGTCAAAGCCACTGAAGTTTTGGAGATGCTCTGTGTCAACCTCTTTCTGTTTCCTTGGAAGAAAGAGATCAAAACATTGAAG ACCTTCACCGGCCCGTTTGTTTACTGGATCAAGCCAGTGCTGCCACAAGGCATGGTCAAAAGTATCCTGGAGAGTATAGGATATCGCCCGGAGACGGACATGGAGTACCGGCTGGACGCGAATGTGGATCCTGGAACGGCCGCCCGGATGGGCTTCGAGCTCTTCCTGGCCCGGCAGGAGTGCGAGTACCTGCTGGAGGTTATGGGCCAAAGCGGGTGCTGGGAATTTGACCCGGTCCTCATGCAGAGGTTCCCACAGGCCCCCCTTTGCCCCTGCGAGGCCAGCGAAGGTGTGCGGGAGGacctgggggcggagccagctcctgcagacagagagaataCCTCGCTCCACGTcagcaggaaggaggaggaggaggaggaggaaggggaggaggaggaggagctggacagAGGGCACTCTCTGGTCGATCCAGGGGAGGAGGGCCGTCCTGAGGAGGGCCTGACTTCGGCCGgggcggcgggagggggcgACGAGGGTCCGGAAGTCCCCCGGAGCCTGGAGTTCCCGCCCCCGAACGGGGCGGGGGAGCCCGTGGTCGGGCCAGCGCGCAGCCTCCTGACGGACGACGGGTCGATACGGGAGATGCGGGAGCATTACCCCGACCTGACCTTCCGACAGAAGCCTGTGTTCGGGGAGCCGGCGGGCCCGCCCGCGGGGCAGAAGAGGGAGAAGGCGGGACGGAGGACCCCGAAAGGGGGCTCCACGGTGGGCAGCGACCTCTGCGCGGCCCCATCGGTCGCCAGGCTGCCCGAGTCCCGCCCAATCGCCGGCGCGACCGCGGGGTCGCCCAAGCCGGGGAGACGCCCCCCTGACGACCACGCCCAGGAGAAAGAGCCCGCGGAAACGGAGACGTGCCGcgcccagggggcggggcccagagcagcgcagggggcggggctcataGGAGCCCAGGGGGCGGCGCCGGAGAGCGGCCAGGCCTCTGCGGACGAGTGCCTGGTCTCCGAGCTGGCCGAGAGGATGGGCCAAATGACCGTGAAGGAGCACCGCGCCGACGCCGAGCTCAAGTACCCCGTGGAGGAGACCGCCTGGCAGGACGCCAGGCGTTGCCGCGATGACGGCGGCAGAGCCACGCCCCTCGGCTCGCCCAGAGACAAGGCCCAGCCGGTGCCGTGCCACCCTTCCCAGGTCCCCCAGTTCGGCGTCCCCGGCTGCCGCGAGTGCTCGCCGTGCGACGCCATCAAAGAGCCCCCGCAGTCCTACTACATCCCGCCCCCTTGTGATGCCATGTGTGCCCCTTCCCAGGGCCACGCCCAGCAGccggaggaggagctgctggagacgtACGTTTTGGTGGAGCGCGAGCAGAAGGAGGCGTAG
- the LOC135255709 gene encoding proteolipid protein 2 isoform X1, which produces MSLGQGDSSDSRSPSIKMELDVAFLRSIRGILKVGELVTAFVAMVCFATAAGSTYIAASCLELLITAALLVLYVLKLNKKFTFFFWPLIDVFNSVFAAIFMFIICVTAVSLHSAKGILGGGIVGLMATALWCGDAFLLFRRITFNQARTTSVQRK; this is translated from the exons atgtcgcTGGGGCAAGGCGATTCCTCTGACAGCAGATCACCATCGATCAAAATGGAGCTTGATGTGGCTTTTCTCCGATCCATCAGGGGTATCCTGAAGGTGGGCGAGCTG gtGACCGCTTTCGTAGCGATGGTGTGTTTCGCGACGGCAGCCGGCTCGACTTACATCGCCGCCAGCTGCTTGGAGCTCCTGATAACTGCCGCCCTGCTCGTCCTTTACGTCTTAAAACTCAACAAGAAATTCACCTTCTTCTTCTGGCCTCTCATT GATGTTTTTAACTCAGTCTTTGCGGCCATCTTCATGTTCATCATCTGCGTAACCGCTGTCTCCCTTCACTCAGCCAAAGGAATTCTGGGAGGTGGG ATAGTGGGCTTGATGGCAACAGCCCTGTGGTGTGGAGACGCCTTCCTGCTCTTCAGAAGGATCACGTTCAACCAAGCAAGGACCACGTCGGTTCAAAGGAAATGA